Proteins encoded by one window of Mustela erminea isolate mMusErm1 chromosome 5, mMusErm1.Pri, whole genome shotgun sequence:
- the CALM1 gene encoding calmodulin-1 produces MADQLTEEQIAEFKEAFSLFDKDGDGTITTKELGTVMRSLGQNPTEAELQDMINEVDADGNGTIDFPEFLTMMARKMKDTDSEEEIREAFRVFDKDGNGYISAAELRHVMTNLGEKLTDEEVDEMIREADIDGDGQVNYEEFVQMMTAK; encoded by the exons AGTTCAAGGAAGCTTTCTCCCTATTTGACAAAGATGGCGACGGCACCATCACAACAAAGGAACTTGGAACTGTCATGAGGTCACTGGGTCAGAACCCAACAGAAGCCGAATTGCAGGATATGATCAACGAGGTGGATGCTGACG gTAATGGCACCATTGACTTCCCGGAATTCTTGACTATGATGgctagaaaaatgaaagatacgGACAGCGAAGAAGAAATTCGCGAGGCATTCCGAGTCTTTGACAAG GATGGCAACGGTTACATCAGTGCGGCAGAGCTTCGTCATGTCATGACCAACTTAGGGGAGAAACTAACAGATGAAGAAGTAGATGAAATGATCAGAGAAGCAGATATTGATGGAGACGGGCAAGTCAACTATGAAG AATTCGTACAGATGATGACTGCAAAATGA